The following are encoded together in the Pelagicoccus enzymogenes genome:
- a CDS encoding dihydrodipicolinate synthase family protein — protein MSSTKALRSVTRERLMDGVVIPAHPLALDSSRKLDERRQVALTRYYCDSGAGGIAVGVHTTQFEIRETKYGLYQPVLELAAKTMDACEADQDRGLIRVAGIAGKTRQAVAEAEMAAELGYHLGLVSLAALSDASNEERITHMRAIAEVFPVFGFYLQPSVGGCRLDFEFWREVVEIENLLGIKMAPFNRYETLNVLRAVYESGRAGEIALYTGNDDNILVDLASEFRFSEDAEPLRIRGGLLGQWAVWTHQAVKDLQAVKAERRSGLSKELLTRAHQLTDANAAIFDVANGFAGCIPGIHEILRRQGLLEGRWCLDPQEELSPGQMEELDRIHAAYPSLNDDEFVRENLDRWLS, from the coding sequence ATGAGTTCTACGAAAGCTCTTAGGAGCGTTACACGTGAACGCTTGATGGATGGGGTGGTGATCCCGGCTCATCCATTGGCGCTTGATAGTTCCCGAAAGTTGGACGAACGCCGGCAAGTCGCCTTGACCCGATACTATTGCGATTCGGGAGCAGGTGGCATTGCGGTGGGAGTGCACACGACCCAATTCGAGATTCGGGAAACGAAGTACGGTCTTTATCAACCTGTTCTGGAACTGGCCGCTAAGACGATGGACGCCTGCGAAGCGGATCAGGATCGCGGATTGATACGAGTCGCCGGGATTGCTGGCAAGACCCGACAGGCTGTAGCGGAGGCGGAAATGGCGGCGGAACTCGGCTACCACCTCGGTTTGGTCAGTCTCGCTGCCCTGAGCGATGCTTCGAACGAAGAACGGATCACCCATATGCGAGCGATCGCTGAGGTCTTTCCTGTGTTTGGGTTTTACCTACAGCCATCGGTGGGCGGCTGTCGTCTCGATTTCGAGTTCTGGAGGGAAGTTGTCGAGATCGAGAATCTGCTTGGCATCAAGATGGCTCCATTCAATCGCTATGAAACCTTGAATGTGCTGCGGGCCGTTTATGAATCTGGCCGAGCGGGCGAGATTGCCCTCTACACAGGCAACGACGACAACATATTGGTCGACCTCGCAAGCGAGTTTCGTTTTTCGGAGGATGCCGAGCCATTGCGCATTCGAGGCGGCCTGCTTGGCCAGTGGGCAGTTTGGACGCATCAGGCGGTCAAGGATTTGCAAGCTGTGAAAGCGGAGCGCCGCAGCGGTTTATCGAAGGAATTGTTGACGCGTGCTCACCAACTGACCGACGCGAACGCGGCTATTTTTGACGTAGCGAACGGTTTTGCGGGTTGCATCCCCGGTATACATGAGATTTTGCGTCGACAAGGTTTGCTGGAGGGACGCTGGTGCCTAGATCCGCAGGAAGAGCTTTCCCCCGGACAGATGGAGGAGCTGGACCGTATTCATGCGGCGTATCCAAGTTTAAACGACGATGAGTTCGTGCGTGAGAACTTGGATCGGTGGTTGAGTTGA
- a CDS encoding NAD-dependent epimerase/dehydratase family protein translates to MPRSEIDLFLARPDEAVCDALRNLEGDIVVLGAGGKMGLHLCLMLRFALDELEQDNRVIAVSRFGNLKSKSEYEERGVLTVAGDLREERFVAELPDAPTVFYLVGAKFGTADRPEILRETNVDLARSLALRYRSSRIVAFSTGCVYSFVTPGCGGSHEGSPTEPVGEYARSCLERERRFQQVSEEEGTEVVLIRLNYSVEFRYGVLVDVASKVLAGEPVDVSTGFVNVIWQGDALRQIVQALPLAQSPAIPLNITGPDILSVREIAEEFGRRFGRKALIEGEESETAWLNNAGRSHRLFGEPSVEIDTMIDWVVAWLSGGGSTYGKPTGFEKRDGKF, encoded by the coding sequence GTGCCCCGTTCCGAGATCGACTTGTTCCTGGCCCGGCCGGACGAGGCGGTGTGCGATGCCTTACGGAACTTGGAAGGCGACATCGTGGTTTTGGGGGCGGGCGGCAAGATGGGTTTGCACCTGTGCTTGATGCTTCGATTCGCCTTGGACGAGCTCGAGCAGGACAATCGGGTCATCGCGGTGTCGCGATTCGGGAATTTGAAGTCGAAAAGTGAATACGAGGAGCGGGGGGTGCTTACGGTGGCGGGCGATTTGCGCGAGGAGCGATTCGTGGCGGAGCTTCCCGATGCTCCGACAGTTTTTTACCTGGTGGGAGCCAAGTTCGGAACAGCGGACCGGCCTGAAATTCTTCGCGAAACCAACGTGGATCTGGCGCGGTCCTTGGCCCTACGTTACCGTTCCTCCCGTATCGTAGCCTTTTCTACGGGCTGCGTGTATTCTTTCGTCACTCCAGGATGCGGTGGATCGCACGAAGGCTCGCCAACGGAACCGGTGGGCGAGTACGCGCGGTCTTGCCTCGAGCGGGAGCGGCGCTTCCAGCAAGTGTCCGAGGAGGAAGGCACTGAGGTCGTTTTGATCCGACTCAACTACTCCGTGGAATTTCGCTACGGGGTGTTAGTCGATGTCGCGAGCAAGGTTTTGGCTGGCGAGCCGGTGGACGTTTCGACTGGTTTCGTGAACGTCATCTGGCAAGGCGATGCCCTCCGCCAAATCGTGCAAGCGCTGCCATTGGCCCAGTCGCCAGCGATTCCCCTCAACATTACCGGACCCGATATCTTGAGCGTGCGGGAAATCGCGGAGGAGTTCGGCCGTCGCTTTGGTCGCAAGGCTTTGATCGAAGGGGAGGAAAGCGAGACGGCTTGGCTGAACAATGCGGGTCGGTCCCACCGCCTCTTTGGCGAGCCATCCGTCGAGATCGACACGATGATCGATTGGGTGGTGGCTTGGTTGTCTGGAGGAGGCAGCACCTACGGCAAGCCCACCGGATTCGAGAAGCGAGATGGAAAGTTTTAA
- a CDS encoding sugar phosphate isomerase/epimerase family protein: MKAGLVSITFRALSPEEIVRQVSAAGLEGIEWGGDVHVPHGRLLRAKEVRRLTEDAGLAVSAYGSYYRFDDCISHCAEDEPSWNAVLDTACELGAPSVRVWAGRLGSAAISGEHRSRIVERCREIGEQAQGRGITVDLEFHDNTLTDTNDSTALFLDEVAHPNVFTLWQPYLSVEQGYRLRGLRQLLGKVSNIHCNHFAKEGWPHSLLLEEGEDAWSEFLEVLRSDGRERWISIEHVKGHELESFRRDAATLRRWVAGMGE, from the coding sequence ATGAAAGCAGGTTTGGTATCCATAACGTTTAGGGCTTTGAGTCCGGAGGAAATCGTACGGCAAGTCTCGGCGGCCGGACTTGAGGGAATCGAGTGGGGTGGCGACGTGCATGTGCCGCATGGTCGTTTGCTGCGGGCCAAGGAAGTGAGACGCCTTACGGAAGATGCCGGTCTCGCAGTATCGGCCTACGGTTCCTATTATCGTTTCGACGATTGCATTTCCCATTGCGCGGAAGATGAGCCCTCCTGGAACGCGGTGCTGGATACTGCTTGCGAATTGGGGGCACCGTCAGTCCGAGTTTGGGCGGGGCGGCTCGGCTCGGCCGCGATTTCCGGGGAACACCGCAGTCGCATCGTGGAACGCTGCCGCGAAATCGGCGAGCAAGCTCAGGGTCGCGGAATCACCGTCGACCTGGAGTTTCATGACAACACCTTGACCGATACGAACGATTCGACGGCTCTTTTTCTCGATGAGGTCGCTCACCCGAACGTATTCACGCTCTGGCAACCTTACTTGTCGGTGGAGCAGGGATATCGGCTTCGCGGACTGCGACAATTGTTGGGAAAAGTGAGCAACATCCACTGCAACCACTTCGCGAAGGAAGGTTGGCCGCACTCGCTTTTGCTGGAGGAGGGCGAGGACGCGTGGTCGGAATTCCTGGAGGTGCTGCGGTCCGACGGGCGAGAGCGCTGGATCAGTATCGAGCACGTGAAGGGCCATGAGCTCGAGAGCTTCCGCAGAGACGCGGCAACCTTGAGGCGCTGGGTGGCTGGAATGGGCGAATAG
- a CDS encoding FAD-dependent oxidoreductase, whose protein sequence is MSNVYPEEFDAIILGGGFAGVYAAQKLARALRRSASSASVALIAEENHMVFQPMLPEVAGAALSPRHVVNPIRSLCKGVHVFKGKVDSLQLDERKLTMHAGDFAGPVTFSYQNLALCLGAKVDLSRIPGMQEHALLLQNVGDAMRIRAHFISRIEEANLTSHRPTKRRLLSFVIVGGGYSGVETAGQLIDLAQAIHKHYQHVDWADFSFTLVHSRDHLLPTLHRNLGEYTAAQLKRRGLDIVLNRRAKAVTANRVYLDDGSGIDTNNIICTVGNAPHPLILNLEKTAPAPVSIDRGRITTLPDCSIEGIPWLWAAGDCSSVPQTDGTPSPPTAQFALRQGELMGRNIARRLKGQETRPFTFKAIGELATIGHHSAVAEIKGLRFSGAFAWWMWRTIYLGKLPGVERKLRVLFDWTLELFFPRDINLLNPRFTTDIKETHLEPGDTLFHAGDPSFSFYLVKKGAIELRDKGRLIKKVGEHEHFGERALLENRPYLFQAVATEATTLVTIRKDVFQQIVSADSAFGKSLQQSARSYLTTEELELLLNRLPSEQLEQPVSAYMNAELVSVSSQAKIEDALDIFSESSRNYLPVIEPDGACSGAVHKETIYMRMLTSKLDRQATVSTLPKVNLPSIEQTASLRNALTLMTRSNSSKAIATDSDNRPIGMIAIIDLLETIH, encoded by the coding sequence ATGTCTAACGTTTACCCAGAGGAATTCGACGCCATCATCCTCGGTGGCGGCTTCGCAGGAGTTTACGCCGCTCAAAAGCTGGCCCGCGCCCTACGCCGATCCGCTTCGTCGGCCAGCGTCGCTCTAATCGCGGAAGAAAACCACATGGTATTCCAGCCCATGCTGCCGGAGGTAGCCGGCGCCGCCCTCTCCCCAAGGCACGTGGTCAACCCCATTCGCAGCCTCTGCAAGGGCGTGCACGTGTTCAAGGGCAAGGTCGATTCGCTGCAGCTCGACGAGAGGAAACTAACCATGCACGCGGGCGACTTCGCCGGTCCCGTTACTTTCTCCTACCAAAACCTAGCCCTTTGCCTCGGGGCCAAGGTCGACCTCAGCCGCATTCCCGGAATGCAAGAGCACGCCCTGCTGCTGCAAAACGTGGGCGACGCCATGCGTATCCGGGCCCACTTCATCTCCCGGATCGAGGAGGCGAACCTCACCTCGCACCGCCCCACCAAACGCCGCCTGCTCTCCTTCGTCATCGTGGGCGGTGGCTACTCTGGCGTCGAGACGGCCGGCCAGCTCATCGACTTGGCTCAAGCCATCCACAAGCACTACCAGCACGTCGATTGGGCCGACTTCTCTTTCACCCTCGTACACAGCCGCGACCATTTGCTGCCCACCCTCCATCGCAATCTCGGCGAATACACCGCCGCACAATTGAAGAGACGCGGACTCGACATCGTGCTCAATCGCAGAGCCAAGGCTGTCACCGCGAATCGCGTCTATCTCGACGACGGCAGCGGCATCGACACCAACAATATCATCTGTACCGTCGGCAACGCCCCGCATCCGCTCATCCTGAACCTTGAGAAAACGGCGCCTGCTCCCGTATCCATAGATCGAGGACGTATCACCACCTTGCCGGACTGCTCCATCGAAGGCATACCTTGGCTGTGGGCCGCCGGCGACTGCTCCAGCGTACCCCAAACCGATGGTACGCCCAGCCCTCCCACCGCCCAATTCGCCCTCCGTCAAGGCGAGCTCATGGGACGCAATATCGCTCGCCGACTCAAAGGGCAAGAAACCCGCCCCTTCACCTTCAAGGCGATCGGCGAACTGGCCACCATCGGTCACCACAGCGCCGTGGCCGAAATAAAAGGGCTCCGCTTCTCTGGAGCCTTCGCCTGGTGGATGTGGCGCACCATCTACCTCGGCAAACTCCCCGGAGTGGAACGCAAGCTGCGCGTGCTCTTCGACTGGACTTTGGAGCTTTTCTTCCCCCGCGACATCAACCTGCTCAACCCTAGGTTCACTACCGATATCAAGGAAACGCATCTCGAACCGGGCGATACGCTCTTCCACGCCGGCGATCCCTCCTTCTCCTTCTACCTGGTCAAGAAGGGAGCGATCGAGCTGCGAGACAAGGGACGCCTCATCAAAAAGGTGGGCGAGCACGAACACTTCGGGGAACGGGCGCTGCTCGAAAATCGCCCCTACCTCTTCCAAGCCGTCGCCACGGAAGCGACTACCCTGGTCACCATCCGCAAGGACGTCTTCCAACAAATCGTCTCCGCAGACTCCGCCTTCGGAAAGTCCCTGCAACAGAGCGCCCGATCCTACCTCACGACCGAGGAACTCGAGCTCCTTCTGAACCGACTTCCCTCCGAACAGCTCGAACAACCCGTCAGCGCCTACATGAACGCCGAGCTCGTCAGCGTTTCCTCCCAAGCGAAAATCGAGGACGCCTTGGACATCTTTTCCGAATCTTCCCGCAACTACCTACCTGTCATCGAGCCGGACGGCGCTTGCTCTGGAGCCGTGCACAAAGAGACCATCTATATGCGCATGCTGACTTCGAAGCTCGATCGGCAAGCGACCGTATCCACCCTGCCAAAGGTCAACTTGCCGAGCATCGAACAAACCGCTTCGCTACGCAATGCCCTCACCTTGATGACGCGTTCCAATTCCAGCAAAGCCATCGCAACCGACTCGGACAACCGCCCTATCGGCATGATCGCGATTATCGACCTACTAGAAACGATCCACTAG